A single Nicotiana tabacum cultivar K326 chromosome 5, ASM71507v2, whole genome shotgun sequence DNA region contains:
- the LOC107815459 gene encoding uncharacterized protein LOC107815459 produces the protein MKMRNKVHPSPSSTSNRDTLSVLNLLPAAILAIASVLSLEDREVLAYMVTRSLKPTTPSPKFSKKKFITHKSPVFDCECFDCYTSYWFKWDSSPNRELIHQAIEAFEEHLSSNEHYSKKNRNNKKRDKISRRSNGIVKSPSSGLHSYIEEEIILPHEVEDDFVHVLPEVTDFSPGNGGNEEEEKESQVKDVAVPLPETTVLTRGTAANGGHKGLARKVLPDVLGLFNSRLWNLWSPKV, from the coding sequence ATGAAAATGAGAAACAAAGTTCATCCTTCCCCTTCTTCTACATCAAACAGAGACACTCTCTCTGTACTAAATCTCTTACCTGCTGCTATTCTCGCTATAGCTTCAGTCCTCTCTCTTGAAGACCGTGAAGTCTTGGCTTATATGGTCACTAGGTCCCTCAAACCCACTACTCCTTCTCCCAAATTTTCCAAGAAGAAATTCATTACCCACAAATCCCCTGTTTTTGACTGCGAATGTTTTGATTGTTACACTAGCTATTGGTTTAAGTGGGACTCGTCTCCTAATCGTGAGTTAATTCATCAAGCCATTGAAGCTTTTGAGGAGCATTTGAGCAGTAATGAACACTACTCCAAGAAGAACCGTAACAACAAGAAAAGGGACAAAATTTCTCGCCGTAGCAATGGGATTGTAAAGTCGCCTTCATCTGGGTTACATTCTtatattgaagaagaaataatctTGCCTCATGAGGTTGAAGATGACTTTGTTCATGTTTTGCCAGAAGTTACTGATTTTTCGCCGGGAAATGGTGGAAatgaggaggaggagaaggagtcGCAGGTGAAGGATGTGGCGGTGCCGTTGCCGGAAACTACAGTACTGACGCGTGGAACGGCGGCGAATGGCGGCCATAAGGGTTTAGCTAGAAAGGTGTTGCCGGACGTGTTAGGGTTATTTAATTCGCGTTTGTGGAATCTTTGGAGTCCGAAAGTGTGA